The Paenibacillus sp. 37 sequence TATGATGGGGTAACAATTAAAACCTTTTCGTCTGGTTTACAAATGTACTCAATCAACTCATATAACGCGGGAATAATACCAGGTGAAGTGACCAAATGTTCTTTTTGAAAGCTCCAATCATAGTGATCTTGTGTCCATTGAACAACCGAAAGATAGTAGTCAGGATCAAATACTTTGGTATAGCCCAAAGTTCGTTTATCTAAACGATCTTTAACAGATTGAATGATTTCAGGTGGAGTCGCAAATTCCATATCAGCAACCCACATGCGAATAAATTCATCATCTTTAAAAGGGAACGTCATATCATTAGATGCCTTAAAAATGTATTCTTTAAAACCGTCTGTACTCATCGCATTAGTATTTTTTCGATCAATGATTTCATCAAAATCGTATTTCATCTGTTTTATCCACTCCTACTGCAAGACTTTTATCCTAGCATTTAAAAAAGTAGACATTATGCTATGTGTTTCTCGCATAATGTCCACGCTTCTTGTAAGAAAATCAAGTATCCAAGGTTTAACTATTAAGTGTGTACGTCGAAGTCACTTTAACGTTTCTTTCAATGGTGTTTTTCACAGGTGATCTTTCAATGGCTTTTGCTATCAACATTTGAACCTGTGCTTCATCTGCGTCACTGTCTACATTGAAACGAACATTTATTTCATCAAAGCCAGGATTTCCTTCTTTTAATCCGAAGAAAACATATGGATCTATTTCTCCCGTAACATCAACTTCCAGAGATTGTACTTTAATCCCCACACCACTAGCTGTTGCAATGAATCCAACACCTACACAACCGCCAAGCGCACTTAACAGAAGCTCAACTGGATTTGGCCCTTTTCCCGTTCCGGATAGCCATTCTGGTTCATCCATAGGTACCGGCTTATAGTCCCCAACCTCGGCTTCAGAGTAAAAGCCATCTTTCCATTTTACTGTAGAAGCAAAACTTGTAATCGCCTCTTCTGGATGTTTCTTATAATTTTCCACCAAGCTTCCAAGCATACTCACATTTACACCATTCAATTTACTCATGTTTAAGGTCCTCTATTATATATTTTACTTATTCGAATTTAATTAAATTTTTGCTTGTTCTTTATGACTTCTTAGGCGGGATCGCACACCCTTCATCCGTACATAATCCTTCACTAGTGGTTTCATCAGAAAGCATTTCAAACTTAGCTGCCGGATGCTCTTCTTCCCACACTTTCTCCAACACTTGAGAAAACGATTCTGTCGGCTGTGCCCCTGAAACTGCGTATTTTTGATTGAATATAAAGAACGGCACCCCGGTAATCCCAACTCGACGAGCCTCATCCTGATCTTTTCGTACTTGATCTGCATAGAGATCCTTCGTATTCAAGATTCCAAGGGCTTCTTCTCTCTCTAATCCAACGGCTTCTGCAATATCGGCCAAGGTATTATAATCTCCTACATCTCTTGATTCAGTGAAATGTGCGACAAGTAATTTTTCATTTAGCATTGTTTCTTTGCCTTTCGTTTTTGCCCATTTTAATAAACGATGGGAATCCAGTGTATTGGTAGGTTTTAGAGTGTCTAATTGAAAAGATAATCCTACGCTATGGGCTTGTTGAGTCAAGTGACTCATGAATTCTTTCGCTTGTTTTCTTCCACCGAACTTAGGGGCTAATTTATCTGCAAAACTTGTTCCATCATATGAGGAAGCGGACGGATCAAGTTCAAAGCTCTTGTATTCAATATTAATTTTATCTTTATAAGGCAATCCTTCTAGAGCTTTCTCCAGATTTTGTTTACCTATATAGCAAAATGGACATGCGATGTCTGACCAGATTTCAATATTCATGTGTATCCTCCCGTTTCAGTTAAAGTTATTCGTCAAATGCTACTAGAGCATTTACGCCATGTGCAAGAGCAGAACCTGCTTTTAATGCTGTAGCTACCATAATCGATTCGGCCAACTCTTCTTTAGTCGCGCCAGCTTTTTTAGCGGCTTTAGTATGAATATCAATGCAATATGGACACCCCGTCGTATGGGCTACCGCAACTGCAATCAATTCTTTCTCCTTGGTACTGAGTGTGCCGGCTTTTAACGCTTGCTGATCAAAAGAACCAAAGGCTTTAAAGGAATCACTTAGTTGGGTGAACTCTCTCAGCCGGTTAATATATGATGCACGATACAACTCATCGTCATCATTTCCATCATACGCGTTCAAAGCATTAACACCATGAGCCATAGCCGAACCGGCTTTAAGTGCTGTTGCAACCATGATTGATTCAGCCATTTCCTCTTTTGAAACACCATTTTTCTTAGCTTGTTTCACATGAGCTTCAATACAGTAAGGACATCCTGTGGTATGAGCTATAGCAATTGCAATGATTTCTTTGAATTTTGCAGTTAACTTTCCTTCAGCTAATGCTAATTTTTCAAAAAAGATAAATGCCTTGAAGATTTCTGGAGAAACTGAGTTGAATTCTCCGATCCGCTTGAAATTTGATTTTTTGAATAAACTGTCTTGATGACTCATAGAAAATCCCTCTATTCATTAATGAAATATTCAATTGATTAATTGAATTTTAAGACATGTTGATACGTAAGTCAAGTACAAGCATGAGTAATCTGTAGTTCCCTTTTAATATAAAGTGCTCAGTGCCTCACGCGTAAACGGAAGTAAATCTTCTGTTCTTCCTTCGCGGATTTTATTTACCCAGTCAGGCTCGGCTAACAATGCGCGACCAACTGCGATCAACTCAAATTCTTCGCGCTCTAATCTCTCAACTAAAGCACCAATTTGGGTTGCTTTACCATTTGCATTTTCTCCGTTATCAAAGAAATCCAAGAAGTCAGCGTCGAGTCCAACCGATCCAACTGTAATGGTTGGTTTGCCCGTCAATTTTTTGATCCATCCTGAGAGATTCAAGTCAGATTCTTTAAAGGCTGGTTCCCAGAAGCGGCGAATAGAGGATGAAAGATGTCTACGCCTGCATCGACTAGCGGTGCTAAGAATTGTGCTAATTCTTCTGGAGTGTCGTCTAGTTTTGCTGTATAGTCATCATATTTCCACTGGGAGATCCGTAGCGTAATGGGGAAGTCTGGCCCAACACTCCTTCGACAAGCTGCGATAACCTCACTAGCAAATCGGGTACGATTGAGTATATCGCCACCATATTCATCGCTACGTGAGTTGGTTTTTTTCCAGAAAAATTGATCGATAAAAAATCCATGTGATGCCATAATCTCGATGCCATCAAAACCAACTTTTTTTAGCATTGACTGCCGCCTGTTTGAAGGCTTCAACCAATTCGGAAATCTCTTGTTTAGTGTAATCATTATAAGTCCAACACCATTTTCAGCTCTACGACGATAATACGCGGCGATATCCTCCCCCGGTACACCATTCGGAGAAAATTTTCAAGTCACTGGTGCCATAATAATACGGTTAGATAGTTTGAGATTTCCCATTTCGAGTGGTTTAATAAAGAGCTTCAACAGATTGTGAATTGTGCATAATAACCTCCAGGTTTACTTACTTAATATATTTATTAATAAATGTTTATTTGAAATCGAATCCCTGATGCACTAACATTTGTATAGGTCGTTCTTTTTCATTATCTCGTACCTTCAACAGCACTTTGCAAAAAATGTTCTATCTCTTCGCGTGACTTACGAAGCTTATTGACATATCGAGTAAGCTCTTTACCGTCGACGTAGGCTACAAAACTTGGAATACCCATAATATTTTGTTCTTCACTTACATTACCTACTTGATCTACATCAACTTCGATAAGATCCAGATCATTCGCAAATTTATCTTCAACATCAGGCATAAATGGATCAATAAATTTGCAGTCCGGGCACCAATCTGCTTTAAAGACAGCAACAGTGATTTTTGGGGAACGGATAGCTGTATCAAATTCTAACTTAGAGGTAATTTTTTTCATTTGTATAGTCTCCTTTTATAATGAATGGTTTACCATTCCATTTGATGTTGTTCAATATAGTTACTTGTCAGATCATCTCCAGCATCGATGGATACTTTACCCTCGGTACCTACCGGTACACCTGCTTTAACAAGCAGCTGACCAATGTGGCATTTTTCTTCTGCTTGTAGGAATAGTGATTCGACTACAGCAATATCTTCCTTGGAGGCATCTGAGGATAAAACAACATGCGGACGATGTGTAATGCTCAGTTGGTTTCCTTGTGCTGTGTTCCCTTCTGTATCCATAAAGAATCCAGCAACGGGTACTTTCTTGCGATCTAACATATAAGCTAGAGTCAGAGCGTAACAAGCAATGGCTGAGGACATCAGAAGTTGTTGTGGATTAGCACCTTCTCCGCTTCCTCCTTTAGGAATAGGGATAGCAACTTGGGTTAGCAAATTGTCGCTTTTAATGCGACCAAATCCTTTTGCGTCTTTGAACCAAACCGTATTCATAACCATTTTTTGATCCGGCATTTTAATATGCTCCTTTCCCCACGTCTTTAATTATTTTCTAAAGAGTCGATAAACTTTTCACTATCCATGGCTGCCATAGCTCCAGATCCTGCTGCAGTAATAGCTTGACGATAACGAGTATCCTGTACATCTCCACAAGCAAACACACCTGGAATATTTGTCATAGATGTACCGGGAACTGTGACAATGTAGCCATTCTCATCCGTCTCAATTTGACCATTTAAAAATTCTGTATTCGGATGATGACCAATAGCTACAAATACACCGTGTGCGTCTAGAATTTCTTCTTCGCCTGAGACATTGTTCTGGACTTTCAATCCGGTCACTCCACGTTCACTAGCCACTACTTCAAGTGGGGTTTTACTTAAAGCCCACGCAATTTTAGGGTTTGAACGAGCGCGATCTTGCATAATTTTGGAGGCTCGTAATTCTTCGCGACGATGCACCAAAGTCACTTTGAAAGCGAATCGTGTCAGAAAGTTTGCCTCTTCCAAGGCAGTATCGCCACCACCGACTACGATGAGTTCTTTATTTCTAAAGAAGAACCCATCACAAGTGGCACAAGTGCTCACTCCACGACCTACATTTTCTGTTTCACCTGGTATTCCTAAATATTTCGCACTGGCACCGGTTGAAATGATAAGCGTTTCAGTAATAATTTCACCTTTGCCATCCACGTCCAGTTTAAACGGTCGGTTATTCAAATCTACTGCTTTTACCCAACCGTTAACAAACGTAGCCCCGAACCGCTCAGCTTGTTTACGCATATTATCCATTAACTCAGGTCCCATGATTCCTTCAGGAAACCCAGGATAATTCTCAATTTCGGTTGTGGTTGTAAGCTGTCCTCCTGGTTCAAGCCCTTCAATAACGAGTGGGTTCATATTCGCACGAGCCAAGTAAATTGCTGCGGTTAATCCCGCTGGCCCTGTTCCGACAATTACAGATTTGTACATATGTTATCCCTCCAAATTTGAGTGTGTATGACAATTACATATATGAATATCTTTTAATATTCAATTGATTAATTGAATTATAGCATTGTAGGATCTCTTCGTCAACTTATCCTCATCAATTGACTGCAGGCGGGATATCCATAGATTGAAATGAATGTTTGGAGTTTGAGTTCTTACTTAGATACATTTCAGCCTTATAACTTGACTTCACTCAGGTTGTTCATGTTAAAATTTTAATATTCAATTGAATCTATAAAGGGTTGAGAATATCGTTCGAATTGAAGTGGGGAAGTCCCGTTGAACATAAAATAAGAATAGAGGTTGACGATTATGGAAGAATTATTGAATTCAGCGAAGCTTTTTAAAGAAGACCTATATAAACAATTGGCCAGAATAGGAAAATGTCTATCCAGTGATAAGCGTTTGGAGATTTTAAACCTGTTGTCCAATGGCTCAAGAACAGTAGAAAAAATAGCTGCTTCTACAGATATGAACGTTGCGAATGTATCCAGGCACCTTCAAGTTCTACTCGATGCTAAGCTTGTTAAATTCACGAAAAAAGGAACTTTTGTGATCTATTCTTTAGCTGACCCGGAGATCATCAATTTTCTGTCCTCTTTATGGCGAATTAGTGAGAAACAGATTCCTGACATCAGTAGAATGAAAGATGACTTTATTAACAATCTTGACGACATTCAAACACTTACCATGGACGAGGTTAGGGAGAGAATAAAAAATGATTCAATTATTCTTGTGGATTTACGTCCTAAAGAAGAATATGAAATGGATCATATCGCGGGAGCAATCTCGATGCCGATGGAAGAGTTAGAAGTATTCATAAGGGACATCCCAAAAAATACAGAGATTATTGCATATTGTAGAGGCCCACTGTGTGTCTACTCTGCATTAGCCGCACAGAAATTACAATCTGAAGGCTTTACAGCTTATCGTATGGAAGAGGGTTTGAATGAATGGCAGGAACATTTTCATTTACATTAGGCTGACTTCTGGAGCACAAGAAGTACAATATTTTTCAAATCTAAAAAAGACTTCAAGGCCCATTTACTAGGCTTTGAAGTCTTTTTTAATTTAAAGAAAATCTAATTATTCAATATACTATTGAACCGCTTATACATGAAGGGACTCTTCCCGGTAAAACTGCGGCAAGTATTCTTTATGAGCCTCGAGTAATTCATCCAACAAAGCCTTAGCGGAATCACCACTTTGGACAAGTGGATTGGACGTAAATGCTTGGAGTGCCGTTGCATAGCTTCCTGTAACCGCAGCTTCAATCGTTAATTCCTCCATGGACTTCATTAGCTGTAATAATCCTCGTTGTGCGGGAGGAAAAGAACCGAAATGAATAGGCTCAGCACCATGGGAAGTAATCACACTGGTGATTTCAATGGCACTTTCCACTGGCAGGTCATTAATCGCTCCATTATTGCGTGTACTTACAACCATCTGGGTGCCTTTGTTGTTATAAATGGAGTTAATAATCTCACAGGCAGCATCACTATAATAAGCTCCACCTCGTTTTCCAAGTTCTTCTGGCTTATGATCCAATCCTGGGTCTTTGTAAAGTTCGAACAGACTTTCTTCTAAGCGTTTCACTACTTGTCCGCGAGTTCCTTCTCCCTTCGCTTCTGCAAGTTCTTCTTGGATCATCGCATCAGTCATGTAATAGTAACGATGATAAGGACATGGGAGCATTTCTAATTGTACAATTTGTTCATGAAGGAATCTCATGTTTTTAATGTTTTCAACGATTTTCTCTGATTTTGCTTCAGGACCATACAGTTTATCGATCGCTTGACGGGTAAGATCTTGGCCATTGTTTCCATAAATCTTGTGCCAGTGTAAATGATTAATCCCCGCAAATTTGAAAAATAATTCATCTTCATTCTTTTCAAGTACTGCGGATTCATTTTTCACAGCCACAATGGGTACATTACACAATCCAATAACCTTCTCCCACATTCCGTAACGAAGAACTGCTTCCGTAACCATGCCTGCTGGATTCGTGAAGTTAATCAGCCATGCATTTGGACAAAGCACTTTCATATCCTCAACGATATCTAGAATAACTGGAATGGTTCGAAATGCTTTTAGCATTCCCCCTGCCCCATTCGTTTCTTGACCAATTAGTCCGTATTTAATGGGTATCGTCTCATCTTTGATCCGTGCATCCATATGTCCTACTCGCAGTTGAGTGGTCACAAAATCTGCATCTCTCAAAGCTTCCTGTCGATCAAGTGTCAAATGGACTTCACAATCAATACCCGCAGCTTTTACCATCCGTTGAGCCATGGCACCAACAATCTCAAGTTTTTCTCTGCCTGCTTCAATGTCGACCAACCATAGCTCAGTTATCGGAAGTTCATGATATCGTTTGATAAATCCTTCCACCAATTCCGGTGTATAACTTGAACCTCCACCGATAGTTACAATCTTCAACCTTTTTTTCATATAGAGTTCCTCCTCATGACTAAATTATTACTGTATTTGTACTGTAATTTATGTAATGCATTACATGTCAAGCATAAAAAATAGGCTTCAAATGTCGTCCTTTTCTACTTTGTGGTAGCTTAGAAAACGTGATATGCATTCTCAGAAGAGATGGTTAGAGGTGCCTAATATTCAAGATGTTGCTATTTATCTGGAGTATCTACAGCAACTGTGTCGAGAGTAATTAACAACCGTGGCTATGTAAGTGACTTAAATAAACGAAAAGTTTTAGGAATTATTGAGGAGCTTGATTATGTCCCCAATGTTAATGCTATTTCTCTAAAAAAAAGTTGAAACTCATTAGATTGGAATAATAACCGCCTCTTTTACTCCCATTATTATTAATTTTGTTCGTGCATTCACTTTAATTGCCGAGAAGAACGGTTTCAACATCACTCTATTTATCACGAATGGAGATGCCAAAAAGGAAGCAATTAGATGCTATTGTATGTA is a genomic window containing:
- a CDS encoding OsmC family protein, translating into MSKLNGVNVSMLGSLVENYKKHPEEAITSFASTVKWKDGFYSEAEVGDYKPVPMDEPEWLSGTGKGPNPVELLLSALGGCVGVGFIATASGVGIKVQSLEVDVTGEIDPYVFFGLKEGNPGFDEINVRFNVDSDADEAQVQMLIAKAIERSPVKNTIERNVKVTSTYTLNS
- a CDS encoding DsbA family oxidoreductase, with amino-acid sequence MNIEIWSDIACPFCYIGKQNLEKALEGLPYKDKINIEYKSFELDPSASSYDGTSFADKLAPKFGGRKQAKEFMSHLTQQAHSVGLSFQLDTLKPTNTLDSHRLLKWAKTKGKETMLNEKLLVAHFTESRDVGDYNTLADIAEAVGLEREEALGILNTKDLYADQVRKDQDEARRVGITGVPFFIFNQKYAVSGAQPTESFSQVLEKVWEEEHPAAKFEMLSDETTSEGLCTDEGCAIPPKKS
- a CDS encoding carboxymuconolactone decarboxylase family protein, producing the protein MSHQDSLFKKSNFKRIGEFNSVSPEIFKAFIFFEKLALAEGKLTAKFKEIIAIAIAHTTGCPYCIEAHVKQAKKNGVSKEEMAESIMVATALKAGSAMAHGVNALNAYDGNDDDELYRASYINRLREFTQLSDSFKAFGSFDQQALKAGTLSTKEKELIAVAVAHTTGCPYCIDIHTKAAKKAGATKEELAESIMVATALKAGSALAHGVNALVAFDE
- a CDS encoding thioredoxin family protein is translated as MKKITSKLEFDTAIRSPKITVAVFKADWCPDCKFIDPFMPDVEDKFANDLDLIEVDVDQVGNVSEEQNIMGIPSFVAYVDGKELTRYVNKLRKSREEIEHFLQSAVEGTR
- a CDS encoding OsmC family protein; the protein is MPDQKMVMNTVWFKDAKGFGRIKSDNLLTQVAIPIPKGGSGEGANPQQLLMSSAIACYALTLAYMLDRKKVPVAGFFMDTEGNTAQGNQLSITHRPHVVLSSDASKEDIAVVESLFLQAEEKCHIGQLLVKAGVPVGTEGKVSIDAGDDLTSNYIEQHQMEW
- the trxB gene encoding thioredoxin-disulfide reductase is translated as MYKSVIVGTGPAGLTAAIYLARANMNPLVIEGLEPGGQLTTTTEIENYPGFPEGIMGPELMDNMRKQAERFGATFVNGWVKAVDLNNRPFKLDVDGKGEIITETLIISTGASAKYLGIPGETENVGRGVSTCATCDGFFFRNKELIVVGGGDTALEEANFLTRFAFKVTLVHRREELRASKIMQDRARSNPKIAWALSKTPLEVVASERGVTGLKVQNNVSGEEEILDAHGVFVAIGHHPNTEFLNGQIETDENGYIVTVPGTSMTNIPGVFACGDVQDTRYRQAITAAGSGAMAAMDSEKFIDSLENN
- a CDS encoding ArsR/SmtB family transcription factor is translated as MEELLNSAKLFKEDLYKQLARIGKCLSSDKRLEILNLLSNGSRTVEKIAASTDMNVANVSRHLQVLLDAKLVKFTKKGTFVIYSLADPEIINFLSSLWRISEKQIPDISRMKDDFINNLDDIQTLTMDEVRERIKNDSIILVDLRPKEEYEMDHIAGAISMPMEELEVFIRDIPKNTEIIAYCRGPLCVYSALAAQKLQSEGFTAYRMEEGLNEWQEHFHLH
- a CDS encoding 6-phospho-beta-glucosidase translates to MKKRLKIVTIGGGSSYTPELVEGFIKRYHELPITELWLVDIEAGREKLEIVGAMAQRMVKAAGIDCEVHLTLDRQEALRDADFVTTQLRVGHMDARIKDETIPIKYGLIGQETNGAGGMLKAFRTIPVILDIVEDMKVLCPNAWLINFTNPAGMVTEAVLRYGMWEKVIGLCNVPIVAVKNESAVLEKNEDELFFKFAGINHLHWHKIYGNNGQDLTRQAIDKLYGPEAKSEKIVENIKNMRFLHEQIVQLEMLPCPYHRYYYMTDAMIQEELAEAKGEGTRGQVVKRLEESLFELYKDPGLDHKPEELGKRGGAYYSDAACEIINSIYNNKGTQMVVSTRNNGAINDLPVESAIEITSVITSHGAEPIHFGSFPPAQRGLLQLMKSMEELTIEAAVTGSYATALQAFTSNPLVQSGDSAKALLDELLEAHKEYLPQFYREESLHV
- a CDS encoding LacI family DNA-binding transcriptional regulator, with translation MSRVINNRGYVSDLNKRKVLGIIEELDYVPNVNAISLKKS